The sequence ATATGGTTCCTGAGTCCAGTGACGTCATGAATCTGATTTTCTCATatttgaaggagaagaaaagtaaACCGTATGATACAGCAGTCGATGTTGGCTGCGGTACTGGGAGATATACAATGCCTCTAGCAAAAAGGTTCAAAAAGGTTATCGGTGTAGACATCAGTGAATCTCAGCTTGAGGAAGCCAAACAATTCTGTTCCTTGGAAAATGTAACTTTCCAGGTGGCTGCTGCTGAGAACTTACCCCTAGATGATGCATCTGTGGACCTTGTAAATGCAGGACTTGCTGCTCATTGGTTCAATGTGGAAAAATGTGTGCATGAAGCAGTTCGAGTTTTAAAGCCCAACGGCTGTCTGGCAGTTCATGCTTTTGTTCCAATTTTTAAATTACAAGATGGCAATAATGATGCAGCGCTAAATGTTGTTATGAAGCAGTGTTTAGACAAAATATCAGAATTCAAGTACGAAAACAACAATATTATGCATCACCAGTATGAAGAGGTGTTCAATGCTATACCATTAAAAGACAAGAAGTGGGTTACGGACATCCCCGTTGTATTTGAAATGTCTGTTGAAGAAATAATAGGATTTTTTCAGTCTATATACATGTATCAAGAATTCCTGAAACATGATAAAAATGAAGCCATCAGATTCCTGATGCATCTTGAACAGAGGTTTTGTGACATTATAGGAGATGGGTCTGAGTCAGCCCTCATTAAGGTCCATATCAAACACTATTGTGTCCTAGCCTGCAAATCATCATGAGTCTGGAGAAATAATGGACTGGGGAAGAGATAGTGTAGCATGTGTCAACACTTTCCTCTTGTATTCAAAATTTGTAACATATTTAAAGCTCAACAGCAGAACAAGGAACATTTAGCAGataaataccattattttctgccACATGATAATATTCCATCACACGATGGAAGAGCCAGGAATGAGGACACGTAAGCAGGAAGATTTACAACTctccatatatatttgttttttgtctcaACTGCCACATTCAAAAAATTCATTTATGGACACCAACCATCGGTAACATCCCTGTTGCTTTTGTAAAAGCTCTCATGTTTACCGCATATATAAAAGGTATGTTTAATGTCATAAAACtcacaataaaatatatgtaatacatTACAATACGTTCATGTaatctttaaataaagaaaatattgacctttgtttggagaaaaaaaaaaaaaaagggactggAAGCTGTTTTATCccaccatataaataaaatataggaagaaaataaattagGAAGTCTGAATTATAAATTATGTTCactctttgcacatttttataagtatatatttatccTAATGAATGTTCACAAACAGGAAATTGTCACTAAAGAGTAgtgtcgcgaacgcgaacttccgcaaatgttcgctaaccgccattgacttcaatgggcaggcgaattttaaaaccaacagggactctttctggccacaaaagtgatggaaaagttgtttcaaggggactaacacctggactgtggcatgccggagggggatccatggcaaaactcccatggaaaattacatagttgatgcagagtctggttttaacccataaagggcagaaatcacctaacattgacacctgtcctcaaagccctgccctgatacacactgacacagagcagaatagagactgttccccctacatagggtcacttggcagatatggattgacacctgtcctcaaaacccctgatacacactgaaacagagcataatagggactgttacccctacatagggtcacttggcaggtatggattgacacctgtcctcaaagcccatgatacacactggggggagctactgtcccccccaacccctgcgcggtgggtgggggccataaatcacaatggggggcctactttcctccccccccggcccccatccctgcgcggtgggtggggggcataaatcacaatgggacggacctactgataggagtggagtattgttcatatcagtttaataccttccgcgtcttctatcagtggacgtgtaaatggcagagatttttaattgttgaatcccctcccctttttaggccaaggtgggaagatgcttagaccactggtatattggtgccatcttggaggattttttttttggtttggtttttgaagccacagtgctgcaccagtgggcctaaaaataaggcatgtacacatgcctgaaaaatttggtattgttgcagccgctgctgtagcagcggccagaaaaatttatgtttgtttcacaggcagaaagtgccctaaaacatggcggcttaaaccctagttggtggcggataagtcacgcaagtcaaacgtcattcagagctaaaatacagcaacgtgtggaccatttttagcccaaggcagctcatctcctcaggccttttttaagccaatgtatcgcccagtgtcagtcccttcgggatccatccctcattcatcttaataaaggtgaggtaatctagactttgacctaggcgacttctcttctcagtgacaatacctcctgctgcactgaaggtcctttctgacaggacacttgaagcagggcaggccagaagttctatcgcaaattgggatagctcaggccacaggtcaagcctgcacacccagtagtcaaggggttcattgctcctcagagtgtcgatatctgcagttaaggcgagtcgctctctgagggtggatcccgaagggctgtggcgatgcataggacttaaaaaggtccgcatgtcctccatcaacaacacgtctttaaagcgtcctgtccttgccggcgtggtcgtgggaggaggaggatgatgacttccacctctccccctgttagattcccgttgttctGTGacttcacccttatacgctgtgtaaagcatattttaatttattttgcaaatgctgcatcctttccgacttgtaattcggtaacatttccgccactttctgcttataccgggggtctagtagcgtggacacccagtacaggtcgttctccttcagcctttttatacgagggtccctcaacaggcaggacagcatgaaagaccccatttgcacaaggttggatgccgagctactcatttcccgttcctcctcctcactgatgtcattgaaggtatgttcattcccccagccacgtacaacaccacgggtaccagataggtgacaacgagcaccctgggatgcctgttgtgtttggtctttctcctcctcctcctcctcaaagctacaatcctcctctgactcctcttcctcacaatcctcttccagcgttgccgcaggtccagcaagcgatgctgataaggctgtttctggtggtgatggtgaccacaactcttcctcctcacgctcatctacagcctgatccagcactcttcgcagggcacgctccaggaagaaaacaaatggtatgatgtcgctgatggtgccttcgttgcaactgactaggtttgtcacctcctcaaaaggacgcatgagcctacaggcattgcgcatgagcgtccagtaacgtggcaaaaaaattcccagctccccagaggctgtcctagcaccccggtcatacaaatattcattaacagctttttcttgttggagcaggcggtcgaacattagttgtgttgaattccaacgtgtagggctgtcgcaaatcaagcgcctcactggcatgttgtttcgccgctggatatcggcaaagtgagccatggccgtgtaggaatgcctgaaatggccacacaccttcctggcctgcttcaggacgtcctgtaagcctgtgtacttatgcacaaagcgttgtacgatcagattacacacatgtgccatgcacggcacatgtgtcaatttGCCCAACTTCattgccgctatcaaattttttccgttgtcacacaccactttgccgatatccagttgctgtggagtctgccacttttccacctgtgcgttcagggcggacaggagtgcttgtccggtgtgactctctgctttcaagcaagtcaaacccaagacggcgtgacactgccgtatccgggatgtggaatagtacctggggagctggggggggtgccgttgatgtggagcaagaagcagcggcacaagaggactcagccgaggaggttatggaagaggatggagtaggaggagtagaggaggtggcagcaggactgcctgcaattcgtggcggtgtcaccaactcctctgcaatgccacgcattccttgcttgtcagccgtcagcaggtttacccaatgcgcagtgtaggtgatatacctgccctgaccatgctttgcagaccaggtatcagtggtcagatggacccttgccccaacactgtgtgccagacatgccatgacttccttttgcacaatcgagtacaagttggggattgccttttgtgaaaagaaattccggccgggtaccttccactgcggtgtcccaatagctacaaattttttgaacgcctcagactcaaccagatggtatggtaaaagctggcgggctaatagttcggacaagccagctgtcagacgctgggcaagggggtgacttggtgacattggcttcttacgctcaaacatgtccttgacagacacatgactgtgggcagatgagcgggaactgctcaaggcgggagaaggagtggcggatggttgagagggggcaagaaggacagcagtggttgacgtggctgaagatgctggaccaggaggaggatggcggcttagagtaggcgtgttgcttgtactcatgtgttgatcccataggcgtttgtgatgtgagatcatgtgcctacgcaaagcagttggacCTACCATGACTCAGTtgcctttggcacaggttgcaaatggcatcgctgttgtcagaggcagacacacaaaaaaaatgccacactgctgagctctgcaatgacggcattctggtggtggacacagcatgcgttgattggcgtgctgtcgggctgaccccgggtgccgatgcatgctgtctgactgtgccactagctccttgcgacgaccccccccccccccctgcttccagctcgtctcctcctcctctctgtctccccatctgaactttcgccctgttcttcttcttgccgagcgggcacccacgtgatatccatggacgcatcgtcatcatcaaccgcttcgcttgtatctgacaactcagaaaaggaagcagcagcgggtacaattatcatcatcatcacaccgtacctccatgtgtttaatgctgcctgcctgagacatatccctgttatctacatcctctagcaataatggttgcgcatcactcatttcttcaaacgggtgtgtgaataactcctctgacataccaagtaaagcggctgtggtgctagttttggtggtggcggcaggcgggtgagtggtatcttgagaggtgcctgaagctaagctggaggaggatggtgcatcaaggttccgagcggaggctgtacaagattgggtgtcctgtgttagccagtcaactatgtcctcagaacttttcaagttcagggtacgtggcttctgaaaactgggcattattctagggcaaaagggaatcacagcaccacgaccacgacggcccctgcggggtggcctgcctctgcctgtcattttttttgtgattagtggtactatgcgtgcaagctactgtgagaccagatatgattggcaatgtgaactgtaacagttctgcagagcacacactgtaggcctgacacacccgcttgaagacaagtaactgctattcaatctataacagtgaaaaacaaattttggttttaaaagcacgctatagagacaccagatatgattggcaatgtgcactggaacagttctggagagcacacgctgaaggaaggactgacagagccgcttgaaggacactgactggctgctattagcttacactagaaaccttttttctttgtaaaagcacgctaaagagacaccaaatatgattggcaactgtcaaagcacgctggaacaggtctacagagcacacgctgaagtaggcctgacacccagacgcttgcagacaactaactgctcttctattacagtgaaaaaaaattatttcttttaaatctaaagcttaagctattgtaaaaacagatatgagtggtggcactgggcaagtaggcacagtatccaatgtgaacctcacacagaagctggcaggcaggcaactgctcttctattacagtggaaacaaaattttggttgtaaaagcacgctatagagacaccagatatgagtggcaactgtcaaagtacgctggcagggttgtgcagggcaaacgctgaaggaaggcctgacagagccgcttgaaggacactgactggctgctattagcttacactggaaaccttttttctttgtaaaagcacgctaaagagacaccagatatgattggcaactgtcaaagcacgctggcacaggtctgcagagcacacgctgaagtaggcctgacacccagacgcttgcagacaactaactgatcttctattacagtgaaaaaaaatgatttctttaaaatctaaagcttaagctattgttaaaacagatatgagtggtggcactgtgtgcaaatgggcaaggcatccaacctgacacagaagctggcaggcaggcaactgctcttctattacagtgaaaacaaattatttattttaaatctaaagcttaaccaattgttaaaacagatatgagtggtggcactggccaagtgggcacagtatccaatgtgaacctcacacagaagctggcaggcaggcacctgcaattacattacacaggaaaaaaaaaaaaaaaaaaagcagcctgatgttatagccctaaaaagggctttttggggtgctgtccttacagcagagatcagatgagtccttcaggattgtagtggacactgaataccctagcctagctatcaatttccctatctaatcagcagcagctaaactttccctcctctcactaagcatgcagcttcagaatgaattgaaaatggatgctgggagggaggttggagggtgtggaagggagggagtgctgctgattggctggaatgtgtctgctgaccgagaggcacagggtcaaaatttgcccaatgatgacgaatagggggcggatcgaactgcgcatgtgtccgcccgccgcggcaacgcaaacacgctaagttcgccaggaactgttcgccggcggacagttcggtacatcactactaaagagattgtgttatgtgtatgtgtataaaatgGACAGTTCAAGGATTGTCAATGTATCATGTTCTATTGACTATCCTtggttaactttattttaagaTAATGTTAGAACCTGATACAaagagtaatatattaatgtgAAGATAAGGATTTAATACAAGATAGATATCGGATAATGAACTATAACTTTAGTCTTCAATTTGGTTTCTACACAAAAACTGTTCCATTCATATTGTTCACGTCTCAGGTTCTCTCAGCTAGGACGAAGTAATAAGAATACAATGTAATTTACATATCAATAGACACACCCATACCTGGTCAGTCAGGGAGCCCGACCTAATGCCACACGTGTAAATGGCCACCCATTGTCCACATTGTGCTTCCCCCCTATAAATCAGGTTCGCACACCTTCTACCCTGTTACTCTGTAATCCCAGAGATTCAGTATCTCTAGAATATTTACAGCAAAACCTGTTGAAGACTCGAATAGAGATCAAATCCAACTGATTTACAGAAAATCTATATCTTcgctatttaaaataattaaaaaggtaaacattttccaatttttatgagttatatttttttttactattccagGCAACATCCCTCAGGGAGTAATATGTTCTAGGTCAGGGTAGTCAACCTTCACCCCCCTGccagaattatgggagatgtaggagCTGGAGTGCTGATGGTTGTTATAGGTGAAGCTTAATTAATCTCAATCCAATTACTTTTAGTCAGTATGTTTGGATATACTGTCagtaaaaaaaggtaaaaatacaaatattgtctgtatattttaaaacttttaaagacTATTGCATTTCACTGCAAGACCCTTAGATTCAATATCCTTAAAGTTAGTGCATTTTGGGGGACATGCGGCTTGAATATCCAAGATTTGAATTTTGTTCACTAATGGGCTGTAAAACATGCTATTTTTATTACAGGTTCTAGTCACGGCAGCCAGTGGATCCAACGTGGAGCTGCTCCTGGAAGGTCTGGTTGATATGTTTTCCCAGACCTTGCACAAGGCTGACCTGTCGGAGTTATTTACGGTCATCAGAAAGCTTGGCAGTGGGTCATTTGGCTCTGTATTAATGGTGAGACAAGAAAACATGTCAgttattacattttactaagaattCTCATGATTGCAGATGTCCCTGGGTTCTTTTATTGTAAATGTAAGCATTCATAAGCATCAAAAGGAAGGATTTCAAccaattctaaaataaaaaaaaaacaaaaatagtcaaTTACTAGAATTGTGGAATGTAATGCTCAAAACCAAAACATCAGTTCTCTCTCTTAAACTCATCTTTCCTCTCCTGTTTGTGTTCTCTACCCCACATTATTGGTATTTGGCCATTTTGCTTAGTTTCCTATAGTGCATTTGGTTAAACTGCTCTTTAATCTGCATATTGTCAAATCAAATTCTCTTTAACTGCCTGTCAGAAACTTCCTTTTGTTCTCCAATTCTTCAAATGACAACTTTCAATTTCCAAAAATAGACAGATTTATTATACAAATACTGACTTGCTTCCTCCGATACCTGTAATTTAAATGTTACATGTTCATTATAGTCATTTTCTGTTTGAATTGCAGCTCAAGTAAAGGCTTTGATAAAAAGCAGGCTGTCCCAGAGTAGCTTCCTCATGGAGTTCAGTCTGTCCTTCTTACATGACAATATCATTGGGAGTTATGGCCTGGCTTTTGAAACCCAAGAGCTTTATGTCTGCTCAGGAGCCCTCACCGATTGGGGATCTACTGTCGCCGATTCCGGTTAATGTAAGCATATTAACAAATAACTGAAATTAAGCAGACTAACTATAGCTACCGTATGCAGAAATCTAAACATTTCAAAATGCATTTAATATTTCAAATCGGTCTTTCAGAAGCTGTAGTGAAGAGGTGGAGTGCAGATATCCAGTGCAATCGAGTTCATGAAGAATAGGGGACTTGTCCACCGGTATATTAAACCAGAAAATATCCTGGTGTTTGATAGTGAATGCTCTTGAGCCAAAATTACAGACTTTGGATTAACTTGTGCCAAGGGCAAATCAATCAGGCACCAGACAGGAACAATGTCTTACATGTCTCCTGAACTATATGAAACCTCCATGGACCCGTTAGCTGCAGATCCCAGGATGGATGTGTGGGCTTTTGGTGTAGTCCTTTTTCTTCTGCTGACTGGAAGTTTTCCATGGAAGTTTGCTACATTGACCGACAGGTAATACAGCAGATTTTCACATTGGCAAACACATTTCTCTTCACACTACATCCCTTCTCCTTGGGACAAGCTGCCCCCTggcctggatttaaaaaaaaatgctccatAACATCTTGTCCATAGACATCAATACAAGAGGGAAAGCTAAAGATGTGTTGATATACATGGACGAAATTTTGAAATCTGAAATTCCGCACAAGGCTAGGAGAAAGGTCAGAGCGAAGATGAACATGGACCATGAATAACTGTAGGTAAATATTTGTTAATTGGCAAGTGAATAAGACATTGTAAATAACAGTTACATACAGGAGGAGGGAGATTAGAGATCTTTGAAAACACTGAATCCACTTGAATGTGACAAACATGTGAAGATtaactttattaaaatgtatttcattattctccatacACAGCTTAGTAATAGAATATAAACCAggattatttcatatttagaagCTCACTTTATGCCTTTCAGTGGTCACCTACAGGAACATGTTCTGTGCATTGGGTGGTGCTCACACAAGATCCAATAATGTTTGCATTATGTCAGGTATCCATTTGGTTTATTTTGCATGTATGATCACAAGGTCTTTAGAACGTTTAGATTTGTAAACATCCTAAAACTTCAAATcttaaaggggttaaacttacaataaataaaataagtaataggAAACGtgtattttatagaatctattcCATTTTCTTAAGGttttatttagtaattataaaggaGTTTGTTTATTTTACCAACTGCTTCATAAACGGTGTGAGGTTACATTTTAAATTGGAAGTTATTTGAAGTTCATGCATTGCTTGTATTTTATACACATTACAATAACGCATTTTATAAAccaataaaatgttataaaatttcTAATTTTATACAGGAGCAAGCTGAACCAGGCAGGAAACCAAGGGTGGAAACACCTCTCTCAATCTACACCAGGATGAACAGAGTCCCACCCAGAGCATGGTGTAACAACATGTGGGTTTATGCAGTTACTACTCCAGTGCACTGGGTGGAGCTGTAGTGCTTTCACATTGTACATACTGGATATTTCCTATGATGATCTTCTTACAGCtactaaaaaagtaaaatgattaATTTGTATAGTTTGTAAACATGTTATTAGTAATAAGGAACATTGTAGAAGCCATATTgcataaaattatatgtaaatggtTATTACTGcaataatataaaaagtaaatatttaacATGAGCCAAACCAGAGTAAATCCTAAAGTATCGTATGGACACGTCATTCAGTATGAAGGAGAGACTGTCTAGCACAGCTAGAAGATCTTTTTGAAAGTAATTGGAAACATCAGGAAAGACCGGTCCTTCTGATTTCTACATGGGCACACTTTCAGAAGTCTATAAATTCTTTCCCATCTACTGGAATTTTCTTCTTATCTCCTCAAATCTCCAATACATGGGCCTGCATTATCATGGTTTGGAATACCGCCTTTGAATTGTAAGTACCATGCTTTtggatgtctcacgagcgccatggtaccccccatgtataggttttatggggttttggaaagttacacggtcatatatacggcttatccatttatgctttttcaccttgaaatttgtcagattagtttgcagtgtccaggctgcctttgagaccgtatggcagccaagaaatgaaaattacccctatcatggcataccatttgaaaaagtagacatcccagggtattcaaaatggggtatgcccagtcttttgtagtagccacttgggcacaaaccctagccaaatttagtgtttgtttgcatttttca comes from Pelobates fuscus isolate aPelFus1 chromosome 5, aPelFus1.pri, whole genome shotgun sequence and encodes:
- the LOC134612350 gene encoding putative methyltransferase DDB_G0268948; its protein translation is MTDHLFKSKAFSSVYQQYMVPESSDVMNLIFSYLKEKKSKPYDTAVDVGCGTGRYTMPLAKRFKKVIGVDISESQLEEAKQFCSLENVTFQVAAAENLPLDDASVDLVNAGLAAHWFNVEKCVHEAVRVLKPNGCLAVHAFVPIFKLQDGNNDAALNVVMKQCLDKISEFKYENNNIMHHQYEEVFNAIPLKDKKWVTDIPVVFEMSVEEIIGFFQSIYMYQEFLKHDKNEAIRFLMHLEQRFCDIIGDGSESALIKVHIKHYCVLACKSS